ACCCATTGAGGAAGGTCGGAATGAAGATATCCGATGGTTTTGACGCACGTCGCTTGCGGCCCAAGGGCCCGAGCAACTGGCGATTTCGTTTCGGCGCGGCGATTGCCGCACTGCTGGCAACGCTCGGTGTCCTGCTGGCCATGGCCGGTGCCGCCAGCCTGCTCGGCCGCCCACCCGCACTGGGTGAATTGAATGCCACCCCGCTCGGCTCGGCGATGATCCTGGCGATCGGCTTGCTGGTATTGCTGTTGGGCGTCTGGCTTTGGCGCCGTTGCCGCCGTCGCGCCCGCCAATCCCTGGAGCTGGCCATGTCTCCGCACCTGATGAAAAAGCACGACTGACCCGCCATCCGACGTTTTCTTGCGCCTGATCCCGTAGGAGTTCGGTAAACTGGCCGGCCTTCGCGGAGGCTGACATGCAAGACGACGACTTTTCCCTGTTCAAAAGTGCCATCCAAGGCGTAAAACCGATCAAGCACGATCGCGCTGAAACCGGCAAACCCAAAGCCGATCGCGCGCAGATCGCCAAGTTGCGCCAAGCCGCCACCGTGCGTACCGATGCCACCACCGTGGACGGTTTGTCCGATCAGTTTGTGATCGATGTCGGCCCTGAAGATGAGCTGATGTGGGCTCGCGACGGCGTGCAGGAAAGCCAGATGCGCAAGCTCAAGGTCGGCCAGATCCCCTTCGAAGGCAGCCTCGACCTGCACGGCATGACCGTCGAAAAAGCCCGGGAAACCCTCTGGGCCTTCCTGGCCGAGGCCACCAAATTCGAAATCCGCTGCGTGCGCGTCACCCACGGCAAAGCCGTGCGACTGGACGGCAAGCGGCCGATGATCAAGAGTCACGTCAACACTTGGCTGCGCCAGCATTCGCAAGTGCTGGGCTTCACTTCCTGCCAGGCCAGACACGGCGGCGCCGGGGCGGTGTACGTGATGCTCAAGCGCACCATGATGGAAGGTCGCGACGAGTAGCCCTCGATTGCCGAGCTTGCAGCGCCGTGCCCGCCACCGTACCCTTGCCCTTTGCGTAAAATCCCCACAGGTAGTTTCATGTCTCTGGAACAGAATTACACCGCGATTCTCGGCCAATTGGGCGAGGACGTTTCCCGCGAGGGCCTGCTCGACACGCCCAAGCGCGCTGCCAAGGCCATGCAGTACCTTTGCCGCGGTTATGAACAGACCCTGGAAGAAGTCACCAACGGTGCCTTGTTCAGCTCCGACAACAGCGAGATGGTGCTGGTCAAGGACATCGAGTTGTACTCGCTGTGCGAGCATCACCTGCTCCCGTTTATCGGCAAGGCTCATGTCGCCTATATCCCGAGCGGCAAGGTCTTGGGCCTGTCGAAGGTTGCACGCATCGTCGACATGTACGCGCGTCGTTTGCAGATCCAGGAAAACCTCAGCCGCCAGATCGCCGATGCGGTCCAGCAAGTGACCGGCGCACTCGGCGTGGCGGTCGTCATCGAGGCCAAGCACATGTGCATGATGATGCGCGGTGTGGAAAAGCAGAACTCCTCGATGATCACTTCGGTGATGCTTGGCGAATTCCGCGAAAATGCGGCGACGCGCATGGAATTCCTCAGCCTCATCAAGTAATCCGTCGCTTAAAAAAACCGGCATTGATCGCCGGTTTTTTTTCGCCCGCGAAAAATCAGGTAAGCTGCGCGCCCTGTTCTTCCCGCGAGGCTTGTACCGTGATCGTCAAAGCGCTTCGAGTTGGCCTGGGCCAGCTCATCATCTTCCTCGATTTCATCACCCGGCCCGCCAAGAAACAGCGCACGGCCGACGCCCAGGCGCAAGTTGACCAGGCGGCCAGCGGCCTGACGCTGTATCAATTCCACGCCTGTCCTTTTTGCGTGAAGACCCGCCGCGCCCTGCGTCGCCTCAACGTGCCGGTGGCCTTGCGCGACGCGAAGAACAACGAGCAGGATCGCCAAACGCTGCTGGAGCAAGGCGGCAGGATCAAAGTTCCGTGCCTGCGAATTGAAGAAAACGGCGAGACCACTTGGTTGTATGAGTCGAAAGCGATCATCGATTATCTGGATAAGCGCTTTTCGGCGGCCTGAGGATTTTCAAGGCAGTGGATGGCCTTATCGCGCGCAAGCGTCGAAGCCGCCCGCCTGAAGACTTCACGCCGCTTCTGCGGCCAGCGCCTCACGCACCACGCCTGCCAAGCGCTTGAGTCCTTCATCCAGCCGTGCCGGATCGATGTGGCTGAAATTCAAGCGCAGATGCCCTGGGTGTTTGTCCGGGTCCGGAAAGAATGGCTCCCCCGGCATGAACGCGACGTCCGCGGCCAGCGCCGCGGCCAGCAGGGTGCGGGTGTCCAGCGGTTGCTTGAGGGTCAGCCAGAAAAACAGCCCGCCCTGAGGCACGTTCCAGTCCGCCAGGTCGGAAAAATGCCGTTGCAGCGCGGCTTGGAACCCGTCGCGACGCTCCCGGTAGAAATCCCTCAACTCGCTCAGATGGCGGCGGTACTGCTCGGTGCCGATCCATTGCAACGCCTGCCACTGGCCGATGCGGTTGGTGTGCAGATCCGCCGATTGCTTGAGCCGCAGCAGGTGCGGGAACAGGTCCGGGCTGGCAATCAAATAACCCACCCGCAGCCCCGGTAACAGGGTCTTCGACACGGTGCCGGTGTATATCCAACTGGCTTTTTTCAAGCGACTGACGATTGGCGTGGCACTGGCGCCGTCGAACGTCAGCTCACGGTAGGGTTCGTCCTCTACCAGGGTCACGCCGAACTCATCCAGCAACGCCGCCACCGCATCGCGCTTGGCCTCGCTGTAGCGCACCGCCGAAGGATTCTGGAAGGTCGGGATCAGGTAGATGAACGCTGGCCGATGCCGCTCCAGCCGAACTCGCAGCTGCTCCAGGTCCGGGCCATCCGCCTCCAGCGGCACGGTGATGCAGTCGGCGCCGAACAACTGGAAAATCTGCAGTGCCGCCAAGTACGTCGGTGCTTCGAGCATGACCTCGGTGCCGACGTCGATGTGCAACTTCGCCGCCAGGTCGAGGGTTTGCTGGGAACCGCTGACCACCAGTACCTGGCTTGCCGCACATGGCAGACCCAAGGATCGCGCCTGCGCTGCCAACGCTTCACGCAGGGCCGGCTCACCTTCGCTCATGCCGTATTGGCCCATGGATCGCGGCATCTCCTGCCATTCCACCTTCGGCAGCATGGCTTCGGCGGGCAGGCCACCGGCGAACGACATCACCTCCGGGCGCTGCGCCGCGGCGAGGATTTCTCGAATCAAAGAACTCTTGAGACGCGAGACACGTTCGGAAAATGCCATGGGGTCACCTGTAGCGAGGGTATAGATAGATGAGTCAAACTGGTTGACTGAAATTACTCCGCCTTCTCCGGAAACGTCAATATGCTTGACCTTAAAAACCCAACCTCTCAACAAATGGCCATGGAAGCTTTTTTCTTCGGCTACCAGGCGTTCACCGCCAAGGCCGATGAAATGCTCGAGCGTCGCGGGCTGAGCCGCGTGCATCAACGCATCGTTTTTTTCATCGCTCGTTATCCGTCCCTGAGCGTGAAGGAATTGCTGGCGCTGCTCGGCGTAAGTAAACAGGCGCTGAACATGCCGTTACGCCAGCTGATGGAAATGCATTTGGTCAACAGCGTTGCGTCCGAGACCGACAAGCGCAAGCGGCTGCTGGAGCTGACCGCCGAAGGCGAGCGGTTTGAGCAAGCGCTGCGGCGCGAGCAAGTGAAATTGCTCGAACGGGTGTTTGCTGAGGCAGGCGAAGCAGCTGTCGATGGCTGGTTGGCGGTGAATCTCGGATTAGGCAAGGCTGGCGACTGACGGCTTGCGCGTCCGATCCCAAGGCATCCTCATGGCGATATATCCCTATCGCCATAAATTTCGTCGACAAAACAGAAAACATTATTTGCTTTATTTGTATACAAAAGCATAATTCGCTTCGTGCGAGTTCCTGACCAAGCGGTCAACAACATCGCCAGCCTTACCTGCCTCAATGCCTCGCAGCCTTCCTCAGGGAACACGCGGTGCTGGAAATAACAATAAAACTCTTGAGGAGTACTCGCTGTGGAAAGCCGCAAACCCGAAGCCCAGACGCTGGATCTCTCGCCGCCATTACGCAGTGGCTGGCTGGAACGCCTCTTCAAACTCAGCTTGCATGGCACCACGGTGAAGACCGAGCTTATCGCTGGTGTGACGACCTTTATCACCATGGCCTACATCATCTTCGTCAACCCCAACATCATGGCCGACGCCGGTATCGATCACGGCGCCGCGTTCGTCGCCACCTGCATCGCCGCAGCCCTCGGCTGCCTGTTGATGGGCCTGTACGCCAACTGGCCGGTAGGCCTGGCACCCGGCATGGGCCTGAACGCTTTTTTTACCTACACCGTAGTCGGCACGATGGGCTACAACTGGGAAACCGCGCTGGGCGCAGTGTTTGTTTCCGGCGTGTTGTTCATGTTCCTGACCCTGTCGCGGGTCCGTGAGTGGTTGCTCAACAGCATCCCGGTCAGCCTCCGCTATGCGATGGGCGCGGGCGTCGGGCTGTTCCTTGGGCTGATCGGCCTGAAAACCGCCGGCATCGTCGTCGACAGCCCCGCCACGCTGATCAAGCTGGGCTCCCTGCACGAGCCCGGACCGCTGCTGGCCGCGGTGTGCTTTCTGATGATCGCTGTGCTCAGCTACCACCGCGTGTTCGGCGCGATCCTGATCAGCATCATTGCCGTGACCCTGGCCGGATGGGGCCTTGGGCTGGTGCACTACAACGGTGTGATGTCCACGCCGCCAAGCCTCGCACCGACCTGGATGGCGATGGATGTGGCCGGCGTGTTCAATGTCAGCATGATCAGCGTGGTGTTGGCCTTCCTCTTCGTCCACATGTTCGACACCGCCGGCACCTTGATGGGCGTGGCCCAGCGCGCCGGCCTGGTGAAGCCCGATGGCAAGATCGAAAACCTGTCCAAGGCGCTGAAGGCTGACAGCGCTTCCAGCGTATTTGGCGCCATGGTCGGTGTGCCACCCGTCACCAGTTATGTGGAAAGCGCCGCCGGTGTCGCCGCCGGTGGCCGCACCGGGCTTACCGCCGTGACAGTCGGCGTGTTATTTATTGCCGCCATGTTCTTCGCACCGTTGGCGGGAATGATCCCCGCCTACGCCACGGCCGGTGCCCTGATCTATGTCGCCATGCTGATGATGGGCGGCATGGCCCACATCGAATGGGACGAAGCGACTGACAGCATCCCGGCAATCGTTACAGCCATCATGATGCCGCTGACCTTTTCGGTCGCCGATGGCATTGCGCTGGGTTTCATCACCTACGTAGTGCTAAAGGCTGGCACCGGTAAATACAAGGAAATATCCGTCAGCTTGTGGGCGCTCTGCGCGATCTTTATCGCCAAGTTCATCTTCTTGTAGACGGTACACATCTTCATCCGCCTCACCCCATTGGTGGGGCTTTTGTGCATCAGGAGCAAAGCAATGAATCTGGAACCCTGGTTATTGTTCAGCGGCGCCGCGTTAGTGGTGATCCTTATCCCCGGCCCGCTGTCGCTGCTGATGATCAGTAACAGCCTCAACTACGGCCTGCGCCGCTCTTATCCAGCGTTTCTCGGCGGGGTCATGGCCTCGATCTGCCTGTTGAGCGCTTCGGCGCTGGGGCTCGGGGCGCTGCTGCTGGCCTCGGAGCAATTGTTCAGCGCCCTGAAGATCGTCGGCGCGCTGTACCTGTTTTACCTCGCCTGGCAGAGCTGGCAGCAATCGCGCCAGCCTGCCCAGGCTGCCGAGGTGCCGCAGGCGGCCGCCGTTCCGCGCTTTCGCGCCTTGTTCGGTCGAGCGTTCGTACTGGGCGCGAGCAACCCCAAGGACATCCTCTTCTTCGCCGCCTTCCTGCCACAGTTCCTCAGCGCGCAACAACCGTTCCTCCCGCAGTTGCTGGTCATGATCGCCACCTGGACCGTGCTGGATCTTTTATGCAAGTTGGCCTATGGCCTTGGCGCCCACGGCGCGGCGCGGTACCTGCGCACAGGCAAGGGCCAGAGCTGGTTCAACCGGGTCAGTGCGGGATTGTTCAGCGGGGCGGGGGCGGCTTCATTGTTGAGCCGCTAGACAGCAGGAGCTTCGCGAGCTTGCTCGCGAAGGCGCGCTCCCAGATAGCACTTTTCCACAGGTCAAAAAAAGCCCGCAGTGTGAGCGGGCTAAAAACCAAAGAAGCCATGCGCAATCGCTTCCAGGGCAAGGCAGCTGCTTGGGGGCTCAGCTGCCTCGATACGTTGAATAGGCGTAAGGCGAAATCAACAAGGGCACATGGTAATGCTCTTGCTCCTGGGAAATACCAAAGCGCAGCACCACCACATCCAGGAACGCCGGTTCGGACAGCTGGACGCCACGGGCACGATAGTAATCGCCGGCATGGAATTGAATCTGATAGACGCCGCTGCGGTAGTCATCCCCTTGCAACAGCGGTGTATCGCAACGGCCGTCGCTATTGGTCAATGCACTGGCAACCCAGTGCAATTGCGAACCTTCTACGCGGTACAGCTCGACCTTGATCGAGCTGCCCGGGCAGCCGTGTGCGGCATCCAAAACGTGTGTAGTCAGACGTCCCATTGATTGTGCGTGCCTAGCTGCTGAGCAGCCCGGCACGGCGCCTCCTGAGTCAGTTGAAAAGACAGGCTGCACCGTTTCGAAGCATGAAACGATGCAGCAGTGAGCGAATTAAGACACTTCAATCTCAAATTGTACACAATTAAAAACAGAAATCTGCGTGATGTGGCTGATGATGCGCGCGGCACCTCGATCCGTGCCCGATCCAGCGCACCCGCCGGCTGCCAGGGTATAAATTGACCAAGTGGGCAGATTTCTTGCAGTGTAGACAAACCGTCGCCTGCGGTAAAAAATGCCAAAAACGGGCTTACAAGTCGCTCGATAAGTTGTATACAATCACTCCATCGTCGTGACGCCAGCCAGATATTCAAGCCTGGGCGCCACCCACATGGTTCGAACAAGAAGGAAGACTGCAGTGAGCGCTGACTACCTACGCGACCTGATCGGTTACGGCAGTAACCCTCCCCATCCTCATTGGCCGGGCAATGCCCGCATCGCCCTGTCCTTCGTGCTCAACTACGAAGAAGGCGGCGAGCGCAACATCCTGCATGGCGACCGTGAGTCCGAAGCGTTCCTCTCGGAAATGGTGTCGGCGCAACCGCTGTTGGGCGAGCGCAACATGAGCATGGAGTCGCTATATGAGTATGGCAGCCGTGCCGGCGTCTGGCGCATCCTCAAGCTGTTCAAGGAATTCGACATTCCGCTGACCATATTCGCCGTCGCCATGGCGGCGCAGCGCCACCCCGACGTGATCCGCGCCATGGTCGCCGCCGGTCATGAAATCTGCAGCCACGGATATCGCTGGATCGACTACCAGTACATGGATGAAGCCCAGGAGCGCGAGCACATGCTCGAAGCGATCCGCATCCTCACCGAAATCACCGGCGAGCGCCCGCTGGGTTGGTACACCGGCCGCACCGGTCCCAACACCCGCCGGCTGGTGATGGAAGAAGGCGGTTTCCTCTATGACAGCGACACCTATGACGACGACCTGCCCTACTGGGAACCGAACAACCCCACCGGCAAGCCGCACCTGGTGATCCCGTACACCCTGGACACCAACGACATGCGCTTTACCCAAGTGCAGGGTTTCAACAAGGGCGACGACTTCTTTCAATACCTCAAGGACGCCTTCGACGTGTTGTATGCCGAAGGGGCCGAGGCACCGAAGATGCTCTCCATCGGCCTGCATTGCCGGCTGATAGGCCGTCCTGCGCGCCTGGCCTCCCTCAAGCGGTTTCTCGAATACGTCAAAGGCCATGAACACGTCTGGTTCAGCCGCCGTGTCGACATCGCGCGCCACTGGCAGCAAACCCATCCGTATCAGGGAGCGTCCAAATGACCGCTTTCCAGACTTTCAAGCCTTCCACCTTGAGCCGCGAAGCCTTCGTCAAAGCCTTCGCTGATATCTACGAACATTCGCCATGGGTCGCCGAAAAGGCTTTCGATCTGGGCCAGGATCCGTCGATCGACCAGATCGAAACCCTGCACCAGCGCATGAGCGACATCCTGTTGAGCGCCGATCACGCCAGCCAACTGGCGCTGATCAACGCTCACCCGGACCTGGCCGGCAAAGCCGCCGTCCAGGGCCAACTGACCGAAGCCAGCACGAACGAACAGGCTGGTGCCGGTATTCACCAATGCACGGCCGAAGAGTTCCAGCGCTTCACCGAGCTGAACGAGGCCTACAAAGCCAAGTTCAAGTTTCCCTTCATCATGGCGGTAAAAGGCAGCAACCGGCACCAGATCCTCGCCGCGTTCGAAACGCGCATCCATAACTCGACAGACGTCGAATTCAAATGCGCGCTGGCCGAGATCAACAAGATCGCGTTGTTCCGATTACTGACCCTTTAGCGAGCAGCACCTCAAGACCAGGTCCTGCAAGCATCCCCAGCCAACTTATCAAAGGCAGACAAGAAGAATGAAAGCTTACGCCGTACCGTTCGAGAAGTTCGTCAACCTGGCCGACGCCCGCCTGGGCACCAAAATCATTTCGGTCACCGATGACTGGTTCGCCGACGCCAACCGGCTGTTCCAGCCGACCCCGGCCGTGTGGAAGGAGGGCGTGTTCGATGACAACGGCAAATGGATGGACGGCTGGGAGTCGCGCCGCAAGCGCTTCGAAGGCTACGACAGCGCGGTGATTCGCCTCGGTGTACCCGGCTCGATCAAGGGCGTGGACATCGACACCTCATTCTTCACCGGCAACTACCCACCGTCGGCCTCCCTGGAAGCCTGCTTCCTGGCGCAAGGCGAGCCGGACGAAAACACCCAGTGGACCGAAGTGCTGTCGGCCGTCGAGTTGAAAGGCGACAGCCACCACTACCACGAAATCGGCAACGACCAGGCGTTCAGCCACCTGCGCTTCAACATTTACCCGGATGGCGGCGTAGCCCGGTTGCGGGTTTACGGCATTCCGTACCGCGACTGGTCCGCCGTGGGCGACAACGAACAGATCGACCTGGCCGCTGCCCTCAACGGTGGCCGCGCCCTGGCCTGCTCCGATGAACACTTCGGCCGCATGAGCAACATCCTCAACCCGGGCCGTGGCATCAACATGGGCGACGGCTGGGAAACCGCCCGTCGTCGCACCCCGGGCAACGACTGGGTGATCGTCGCCCTGGGCCACGCCGGCATCGTTGAAAAAGTCGTCGTCGACACGCTGCACTTCAAGGGCAACTACCCCGACAGTTGCTCGATCCAGGGCGCGTTCGTCAAAGGCGGCACCGACAGCCAGATCGAAACGCAGTCGTTGTTCTGGCGCGAACTGCTGCCGAGCCAGAAACTGGAAATGCATGCCGAACACGCCTTTGCCGAACAGATCAAGGCGCTTGGACCGATCACCCACATTCGCCTGAACGTGTTCCCGGATGGTGGCGTGAGTCGCCTGCGGGTGTTGGGCAAGGTCGCAAAATAAGATTGCGATGATCGTTCCCAAGCTCTGCGTGGGAATGCATACCGTGACGCTGCGCGTCACAGTGGACGCGGAGCGTCCATGGCGGCGTTCCCACGCAGAGCGTGGGAACGATCAAACTCAAAAGATTAAGAAGACCAGCATGCGCACACTCAAGATCGAACCGCTGACCAAAGAAGCCTTCGCCCCGTTCGGTGACGTGATCGAAACCGACGGCAGCGATCACTTCATGATCAACAACGGTTCGACCATGCGCTTCCATCGCCTGGCGACGGTTGAAACCGCTACGCCGGACGATCAGGCGATCATCAGCATTTTCCGCGCCGACGCGCAGGACATGCCGCTGACCGTGCGCATGCTGGAGCGTCATCCGCTGGGCAGCCAGGCCTTCATCCCGCTGCTCGGCAACCCCTTTCTGATCGTGGTCGCGCCACTTGGCGATGCACCTGTATCAGGCTTGGTCCGCGCCTTCGTCACCAACGGCAGGCAGGGCATCAATTACCATCGCGGCGTCTGGCACCACCCGGTGCTGACGATCGAAAAGCGGGATGACTTCCTGGTGGTTGATCGCAGTGGCACAGGCAATAACTGCGATGAGCATTTTTTCAAAGAGGATGAGTTATTGATCCTCGCCCCCCACCAATAAGAGAAGGTCCGATCACCCGAAACAAGGGTGACGGGCGAGAGGTAAAGACTGTGGAAGCACATATGCTGGAATGGCTGAACCTGAGCGTTCGCTGGGTTCATATGATCACTGGCGTGGCCTGGATCGGCGCGTCGTTCTACTTCGTCTGGCTGGAAAACAACCTCAATCGCGTCAACCCCAGGAGCGGCTTGGCTGGCGACCTGTGGGCCATCCACGGTGGCGGTATCTATCACCTGGAAAAATACAAGCTCGCGCCACCGTCCATGCCGGACAACCTGCACTGGTTCAAATGGGAAGCCTATTTCACCTGGATGTCGGGCATCGCCCTGCTGTGCGTGGTGTTCTATTGGAACCCGACCGTTTACCTGCTGGCTCCCGGCAGCAGCTTGAGTGGCGCCGAGGGCGTGGCCCTGGGCATCGGTTCTTTGTTCGTCGGCTGGTTCGTCTACTCCTTTCTTTGCGATTCCG
The Pseudomonas marvdashtae genome window above contains:
- a CDS encoding Smr/MutS family protein; the encoded protein is MQDDDFSLFKSAIQGVKPIKHDRAETGKPKADRAQIAKLRQAATVRTDATTVDGLSDQFVIDVGPEDELMWARDGVQESQMRKLKVGQIPFEGSLDLHGMTVEKARETLWAFLAEATKFEIRCVRVTHGKAVRLDGKRPMIKSHVNTWLRQHSQVLGFTSCQARHGGAGAVYVMLKRTMMEGRDE
- the folE gene encoding GTP cyclohydrolase I FolE; this encodes MSLEQNYTAILGQLGEDVSREGLLDTPKRAAKAMQYLCRGYEQTLEEVTNGALFSSDNSEMVLVKDIELYSLCEHHLLPFIGKAHVAYIPSGKVLGLSKVARIVDMYARRLQIQENLSRQIADAVQQVTGALGVAVVIEAKHMCMMMRGVEKQNSSMITSVMLGEFRENAATRMEFLSLIK
- a CDS encoding glutathione S-transferase N-terminal domain-containing protein, translating into MIVKALRVGLGQLIIFLDFITRPAKKQRTADAQAQVDQAASGLTLYQFHACPFCVKTRRALRRLNVPVALRDAKNNEQDRQTLLEQGGRIKVPCLRIEENGETTWLYESKAIIDYLDKRFSAA
- a CDS encoding PLP-dependent aminotransferase family protein; this encodes MAFSERVSRLKSSLIREILAAAQRPEVMSFAGGLPAEAMLPKVEWQEMPRSMGQYGMSEGEPALREALAAQARSLGLPCAASQVLVVSGSQQTLDLAAKLHIDVGTEVMLEAPTYLAALQIFQLFGADCITVPLEADGPDLEQLRVRLERHRPAFIYLIPTFQNPSAVRYSEAKRDAVAALLDEFGVTLVEDEPYRELTFDGASATPIVSRLKKASWIYTGTVSKTLLPGLRVGYLIASPDLFPHLLRLKQSADLHTNRIGQWQALQWIGTEQYRRHLSELRDFYRERRDGFQAALQRHFSDLADWNVPQGGLFFWLTLKQPLDTRTLLAAALAADVAFMPGEPFFPDPDKHPGHLRLNFSHIDPARLDEGLKRLAGVVREALAAEAA
- a CDS encoding MarR family winged helix-turn-helix transcriptional regulator, which gives rise to MLDLKNPTSQQMAMEAFFFGYQAFTAKADEMLERRGLSRVHQRIVFFIARYPSLSVKELLALLGVSKQALNMPLRQLMEMHLVNSVASETDKRKRLLELTAEGERFEQALRREQVKLLERVFAEAGEAAVDGWLAVNLGLGKAGD
- a CDS encoding solute carrier family 23 protein; its protein translation is MESRKPEAQTLDLSPPLRSGWLERLFKLSLHGTTVKTELIAGVTTFITMAYIIFVNPNIMADAGIDHGAAFVATCIAAALGCLLMGLYANWPVGLAPGMGLNAFFTYTVVGTMGYNWETALGAVFVSGVLFMFLTLSRVREWLLNSIPVSLRYAMGAGVGLFLGLIGLKTAGIVVDSPATLIKLGSLHEPGPLLAAVCFLMIAVLSYHRVFGAILISIIAVTLAGWGLGLVHYNGVMSTPPSLAPTWMAMDVAGVFNVSMISVVLAFLFVHMFDTAGTLMGVAQRAGLVKPDGKIENLSKALKADSASSVFGAMVGVPPVTSYVESAAGVAAGGRTGLTAVTVGVLFIAAMFFAPLAGMIPAYATAGALIYVAMLMMGGMAHIEWDEATDSIPAIVTAIMMPLTFSVADGIALGFITYVVLKAGTGKYKEISVSLWALCAIFIAKFIFL
- a CDS encoding LysE family translocator, with translation MNLEPWLLFSGAALVVILIPGPLSLLMISNSLNYGLRRSYPAFLGGVMASICLLSASALGLGALLLASEQLFSALKIVGALYLFYLAWQSWQQSRQPAQAAEVPQAAAVPRFRALFGRAFVLGASNPKDILFFAAFLPQFLSAQQPFLPQLLVMIATWTVLDLLCKLAYGLGAHGAARYLRTGKGQSWFNRVSAGLFSGAGAASLLSR
- the uraH gene encoding hydroxyisourate hydrolase → MGRLTTHVLDAAHGCPGSSIKVELYRVEGSQLHWVASALTNSDGRCDTPLLQGDDYRSGVYQIQFHAGDYYRARGVQLSEPAFLDVVVLRFGISQEQEHYHVPLLISPYAYSTYRGS
- the puuE gene encoding allantoinase PuuE is translated as MSADYLRDLIGYGSNPPHPHWPGNARIALSFVLNYEEGGERNILHGDRESEAFLSEMVSAQPLLGERNMSMESLYEYGSRAGVWRILKLFKEFDIPLTIFAVAMAAQRHPDVIRAMVAAGHEICSHGYRWIDYQYMDEAQEREHMLEAIRILTEITGERPLGWYTGRTGPNTRRLVMEEGGFLYDSDTYDDDLPYWEPNNPTGKPHLVIPYTLDTNDMRFTQVQGFNKGDDFFQYLKDAFDVLYAEGAEAPKMLSIGLHCRLIGRPARLASLKRFLEYVKGHEHVWFSRRVDIARHWQQTHPYQGASK
- the uraD gene encoding 2-oxo-4-hydroxy-4-carboxy-5-ureidoimidazoline decarboxylase — protein: MTAFQTFKPSTLSREAFVKAFADIYEHSPWVAEKAFDLGQDPSIDQIETLHQRMSDILLSADHASQLALINAHPDLAGKAAVQGQLTEASTNEQAGAGIHQCTAEEFQRFTELNEAYKAKFKFPFIMAVKGSNRHQILAAFETRIHNSTDVEFKCALAEINKIALFRLLTL
- the alc gene encoding allantoicase, giving the protein MKAYAVPFEKFVNLADARLGTKIISVTDDWFADANRLFQPTPAVWKEGVFDDNGKWMDGWESRRKRFEGYDSAVIRLGVPGSIKGVDIDTSFFTGNYPPSASLEACFLAQGEPDENTQWTEVLSAVELKGDSHHYHEIGNDQAFSHLRFNIYPDGGVARLRVYGIPYRDWSAVGDNEQIDLAAALNGGRALACSDEHFGRMSNILNPGRGINMGDGWETARRRTPGNDWVIVALGHAGIVEKVVVDTLHFKGNYPDSCSIQGAFVKGGTDSQIETQSLFWRELLPSQKLEMHAEHAFAEQIKALGPITHIRLNVFPDGGVSRLRVLGKVAK
- a CDS encoding ureidoglycolate lyase, which codes for MRTLKIEPLTKEAFAPFGDVIETDGSDHFMINNGSTMRFHRLATVETATPDDQAIISIFRADAQDMPLTVRMLERHPLGSQAFIPLLGNPFLIVVAPLGDAPVSGLVRAFVTNGRQGINYHRGVWHHPVLTIEKRDDFLVVDRSGTGNNCDEHFFKEDELLILAPHQ